One region of Microbacterium rhizosphaerae genomic DNA includes:
- a CDS encoding dihydroorotase, protein MTALRQDAGTPGAVIYRGVSLEGGETADLLVVDGRIDEVGTGLSRAGAAAVDADGLVALPGLVDLHTHLREPGYEASETILTGSRAAAAGGYTAVFAMPNTSPVADTAGVVEQELSLGEAAGYVTVQPIGAVTVGQKGERLAELGAMASSRAHVRVFSDDGFCVSDPLIMRRALEYVKAFDGVIAQHAQDPRLTESAQMNEGAVSAELGLAGWPAVAEESIIARDVLLAQHVGSRLHVCHLSTAGSVDIIRWAKARGIQVTAEVTPHHLLLTEELVRDYDARFKVNPPLRRDEDVLAVRAGLADGTIDIVATDHAPHPDEAKSCEWHAAANGMVGLESALRVVQQAMVDTGMLDWADVARVMSRTPARIGRLDGHGRPLAAGEAAEFTLYDPSVSAVFSSDDLRGRSRNSPYLGRELPGRIVWTVHRGVPTVADGVLAEAGVPA, encoded by the coding sequence ATGACCGCCCTTCGACAGGATGCCGGGACCCCCGGCGCCGTGATCTACCGCGGAGTCAGCCTCGAGGGCGGCGAGACCGCCGACCTCCTCGTCGTGGACGGTCGGATCGACGAGGTCGGCACGGGGCTCTCCCGCGCCGGCGCCGCCGCGGTGGACGCGGACGGACTGGTCGCCCTGCCCGGACTCGTCGATCTCCACACGCACCTGCGCGAGCCCGGATACGAGGCGTCCGAGACGATCCTCACCGGCTCCCGCGCGGCTGCCGCCGGCGGTTACACGGCCGTGTTCGCGATGCCGAACACGTCTCCGGTCGCCGACACCGCGGGTGTCGTCGAGCAGGAGCTGTCCCTGGGCGAGGCCGCCGGCTACGTCACCGTGCAGCCCATCGGCGCGGTCACCGTCGGACAGAAGGGCGAGCGTCTCGCCGAGCTCGGCGCCATGGCGTCCTCCCGGGCGCACGTGCGGGTGTTCAGCGACGACGGATTCTGCGTGTCCGACCCGCTCATCATGCGGCGGGCGCTGGAGTATGTGAAGGCCTTCGACGGCGTGATCGCGCAGCACGCACAGGATCCGCGCCTCACCGAGAGCGCCCAGATGAACGAGGGCGCGGTCTCGGCGGAGCTGGGCCTCGCGGGTTGGCCGGCCGTCGCCGAGGAGTCGATCATCGCCCGCGACGTCCTGCTCGCCCAGCACGTCGGCTCCCGCCTGCACGTGTGCCACCTGTCCACCGCGGGATCGGTCGACATCATCCGCTGGGCGAAGGCGCGCGGCATCCAGGTGACAGCCGAGGTCACGCCCCACCACCTGCTGCTCACCGAGGAGCTCGTGCGCGACTACGACGCCCGGTTCAAGGTCAACCCGCCGCTGCGGCGCGACGAGGACGTCCTCGCCGTGCGCGCGGGGCTCGCAGACGGGACGATCGACATCGTCGCCACCGACCACGCGCCGCATCCCGACGAGGCGAAGTCGTGCGAGTGGCACGCGGCTGCGAACGGCATGGTCGGGCTCGAGAGCGCGCTCCGGGTCGTGCAGCAGGCGATGGTCGACACCGGGATGCTGGACTGGGCCGACGTCGCGCGGGTCATGTCCCGCACGCCGGCGCGCATCGGCCGGCTGGACGGACACGGGCGCCCGCTCGCCGCGGGCGAGGCGGCCGAGTTCACGCTGTACGACCCGTCGGTCTCCGCAGTCTTCTCCTCGGACGACCTGCGCGGGCGCAGCCGCAATTCGCCCTACCTGGGTCGCGAGCTCCCCGGACGGATCGTGTGGACGGTCCACCGCGGCGTGCCGACGGTCGCCGACGGCGTCCTCGCCGAGGCGGGAGTCCCCGCGTGA
- the carA gene encoding glutamine-hydrolyzing carbamoyl-phosphate synthase small subunit gives MTFTTDPAVLVLEDGTRHVGRAYGARGTTLGEVVFATGMTGYQETLTDPSYAGQIVLQTAPHIGNTGMNGEDPESRRIWVAGYIVRDPSRVVSNWRADESLDDALVTDGIVGISGIDTRAVTRHIRSAGSMRGGIFSGEAAALDPQEQVRIVREAPQMAGLNLSAEVSVATAEVTEATAERIGNLAVLDLGVKQATIDNLAARGFEVHVLPQSVTIDEIRAIDPVAVFYSNGPGDPAASDDHVALLRAVLDDGLPFFGICFGNQLLGRALGFGTYKLPFGHRGINQPVLDKATGRVEITAHNHGFAVDAPIEGETQSPNGYGRVEVSHVDLNDNVVEGLRALDIPAFSVQYHPEAAAGPHDANYLFDRFRDLVREHQSQKDAK, from the coding sequence ATGACCTTCACCACCGACCCCGCGGTGCTCGTCCTCGAGGACGGCACCCGCCACGTCGGGCGCGCCTACGGCGCGCGCGGCACGACCCTCGGCGAGGTCGTCTTCGCCACCGGCATGACGGGCTACCAGGAGACCCTCACCGACCCCTCCTACGCGGGTCAGATCGTGCTCCAGACGGCCCCGCACATCGGCAACACCGGCATGAACGGCGAGGACCCGGAGTCGCGCCGCATCTGGGTCGCCGGCTACATCGTGCGCGACCCCTCCCGGGTCGTGTCGAACTGGCGGGCCGACGAGTCGCTCGACGACGCCCTCGTCACCGACGGCATCGTGGGGATCAGTGGCATCGACACCCGCGCCGTCACGCGCCACATCCGCTCGGCGGGCAGCATGCGCGGCGGGATCTTCTCCGGGGAGGCAGCAGCCCTCGATCCGCAGGAGCAGGTGCGCATCGTGCGCGAGGCGCCGCAGATGGCGGGGCTCAACCTCTCCGCGGAGGTCTCGGTCGCGACCGCCGAGGTGACCGAGGCGACGGCCGAGCGCATCGGCAACCTGGCCGTGCTCGACCTCGGCGTCAAGCAGGCGACGATCGACAATCTGGCGGCGCGCGGCTTCGAGGTGCACGTGCTGCCGCAGAGCGTCACGATCGACGAGATCCGCGCGATCGACCCTGTCGCCGTGTTCTACTCCAACGGCCCGGGCGATCCCGCCGCCTCCGACGACCACGTCGCACTCCTGCGCGCGGTGCTCGACGACGGGCTGCCGTTCTTCGGCATCTGCTTCGGCAACCAGCTGCTCGGCCGCGCCCTCGGGTTCGGCACGTACAAGCTGCCCTTCGGCCACCGCGGCATCAACCAGCCGGTGCTCGACAAGGCCACCGGGCGCGTGGAGATCACGGCCCACAACCACGGCTTCGCCGTCGACGCCCCGATCGAGGGCGAGACGCAGAGCCCGAACGGCTACGGCCGCGTCGAGGTCAGCCACGTCGACCTCAACGACAACGTCGTCGAGGGCCTGCGGGCTCTCGACATCCCGGCGTTCTCGGTGCAGTACCACCCGGAGGCCGCCGCCGGACCGCACGACGCGAACTACCTCTTCGACCGCTTCCGCGACCTCGTCCGCGAGCACCAGAGCCAGAAGGACGCCAAGTAA
- the carB gene encoding carbamoyl-phosphate synthase large subunit, translated as MPKRDDIKSVLVIGSGPIVIGQACEFDYSGTQACRVLREEGVRVILVNSNPATIMTDPDFADATYIEPITPAVIETIIAKEKPDAILPTLGGQTALNAAMALHDLGILEKYGVELIGAKVDAIRKGEDRQIFKELVIEAGADVAASVICHSMEDLLAGADQLGYPLVVRPSFTMGGLGSGFAYDEEDLRRIGGAGLHDSPTHEVLLEESILGWKEYELELMRDTADNTVVVCSIENVDPVGVHTGDSITVAPALTLTDREYQKLRDIGIDIIRAVGVDTGGCNIQFAVDPANGRIIVIEMNPRVSRSSALASKATGFPIAKIAAKLAIGYRLDEIPNDITRVTPASFEPTLDYVVVKVPRFNFEKFPNADTTLTTTMKSVGEAMAIGRNFATALNKALRSLEKRGSSFHWGDEPRSVDELLAVAAVPTDGRIIAVQQALRKGATIEQLFESTKIDPWFLDQIVLINEVAAFVAAAPELDAATLRIAKEHGLSDAQIAQLRDEAEAEVRGVRHGLGVRPVYKTVDTCAGEFPALTPYHYSSYDSETEVAPSDRTKVVIIGSGPNRIGQGVEFDYSCVHASFALSAAGYETVMVNCNPETVSTDYDTSDRLYFEPLTLEDVLEVLHAEAQSGEILGVVCQLGGQTPLGLAKGIEDAGYRILGTSPEAIDLAEERSLFSGILNAAGLVAPRHGTATDVEGAVVIAEDIGYPVLVRPSFVLGGRGMEIVYDTATLRDYFVRVADQAIIGPGMPLLVDRFLDDAIEIDVDALYDGTELYIGGVMEHLEEAGIHSGDSSCTLPPVSLGRADVDRVRTATRAIAEGIGVRGLLNVQFAISADVLYVIEANPRASRTVPFVSKALGIPLAKAASRIMAGATVAELKDEGLLPAVDGSRVPLDAPVAVKEAVLPFKRFRTKEGHTVDSVLGPEMRSTGEVMGIDRDFPTAFAKSQDAAYGGMPLSGTVFISVADGDKRAVILPAHRLKQLGFSLVATEGTAEILARNGIKVGVVRKFSESKDGEPNIVDLINAGEIDIVVNTPSGMSARADGYEIRAAAVAADKALFTTIATLGAAVTAMDAMQDGYEVTSLQEYAAARAARL; from the coding sequence ATGCCCAAGCGCGACGACATCAAGAGCGTCCTGGTCATCGGCTCCGGGCCGATCGTCATCGGCCAGGCGTGCGAGTTCGACTATTCGGGCACGCAGGCCTGCCGCGTGCTGCGCGAGGAGGGCGTGCGCGTCATCCTGGTGAACTCGAACCCGGCCACCATCATGACCGACCCCGACTTCGCCGACGCCACGTACATCGAGCCGATCACGCCGGCGGTGATCGAGACGATCATCGCCAAGGAGAAGCCGGATGCGATCCTGCCGACCCTGGGCGGGCAGACGGCGCTCAACGCGGCGATGGCGCTGCACGACCTCGGCATCCTCGAGAAGTACGGGGTCGAGCTCATCGGAGCGAAGGTGGACGCCATCCGCAAGGGCGAGGACCGTCAGATCTTCAAGGAGCTCGTCATCGAGGCCGGGGCGGATGTCGCGGCCTCCGTCATCTGCCACTCGATGGAGGACCTCCTCGCCGGTGCAGACCAGCTGGGCTACCCGCTCGTCGTCCGTCCGTCGTTCACGATGGGCGGCCTCGGATCCGGCTTCGCCTACGACGAGGAGGACCTCCGTCGCATCGGCGGCGCGGGCCTGCACGACTCGCCCACGCACGAGGTGCTCCTCGAGGAGTCGATCCTCGGCTGGAAGGAGTACGAGCTCGAGCTCATGCGCGACACGGCCGACAACACCGTCGTCGTCTGCTCGATCGAGAACGTCGACCCGGTCGGCGTGCACACCGGCGACTCGATCACCGTTGCCCCGGCGCTGACCCTCACCGACCGCGAATACCAGAAGCTGCGCGACATCGGCATCGACATCATCCGCGCGGTGGGCGTCGACACGGGCGGCTGCAACATCCAGTTCGCGGTGGATCCCGCGAACGGCCGCATCATCGTCATCGAGATGAACCCGCGCGTGTCGCGGTCGTCGGCACTGGCCTCGAAGGCCACGGGATTCCCGATCGCGAAGATCGCCGCGAAGCTCGCCATCGGCTACCGCCTCGACGAGATCCCGAACGACATCACGCGCGTGACGCCGGCGAGCTTCGAGCCGACGCTCGACTACGTGGTCGTCAAGGTCCCGCGGTTCAACTTCGAGAAGTTCCCGAACGCCGACACGACTCTCACGACGACCATGAAGTCGGTGGGCGAGGCCATGGCGATCGGCCGCAACTTCGCGACGGCCCTCAACAAGGCGCTGCGCTCCCTCGAGAAGCGCGGATCGAGCTTCCACTGGGGCGACGAGCCGCGCTCCGTCGACGAGCTCCTGGCGGTGGCGGCAGTCCCGACCGACGGCCGGATCATCGCCGTCCAGCAGGCCCTGCGCAAGGGCGCCACGATCGAGCAGCTCTTCGAGTCGACCAAGATCGACCCCTGGTTCCTCGATCAGATCGTGCTCATCAACGAGGTCGCCGCGTTCGTCGCGGCGGCGCCGGAACTGGATGCCGCCACCCTCCGCATCGCGAAGGAGCACGGCCTCAGCGACGCGCAGATCGCGCAGCTGCGCGACGAGGCCGAGGCCGAGGTGCGCGGGGTGCGCCACGGCCTGGGCGTGCGGCCGGTCTACAAGACGGTCGACACGTGCGCCGGCGAGTTCCCCGCCCTCACTCCGTACCACTACTCCAGCTACGACAGCGAGACCGAGGTGGCGCCGTCCGACCGCACGAAGGTGGTCATCATCGGCTCGGGACCGAACCGCATCGGCCAGGGCGTCGAGTTCGACTACTCGTGCGTGCACGCCTCCTTCGCCCTGTCGGCCGCGGGCTACGAGACCGTCATGGTCAACTGCAACCCCGAGACGGTGTCGACGGACTATGACACGAGCGACCGCCTCTACTTCGAGCCGCTGACGCTCGAGGATGTCCTCGAGGTGCTCCACGCCGAGGCGCAGTCGGGCGAGATCCTCGGCGTGGTGTGCCAGCTCGGCGGCCAGACGCCGCTCGGCCTCGCGAAGGGCATCGAGGATGCGGGGTACCGCATCCTCGGCACGAGCCCCGAGGCGATCGACCTGGCGGAGGAGCGGAGCCTGTTCAGCGGGATCCTGAACGCCGCCGGACTCGTCGCCCCCCGCCACGGCACGGCGACGGACGTCGAGGGCGCCGTCGTCATCGCGGAAGACATCGGCTACCCGGTCCTCGTCCGGCCGAGCTTCGTCCTCGGCGGCCGGGGCATGGAGATCGTCTACGACACCGCGACCCTGCGCGACTACTTCGTGCGCGTCGCAGACCAGGCGATCATCGGCCCCGGGATGCCGCTGCTCGTCGACCGGTTCCTCGACGACGCCATCGAGATCGACGTCGACGCGCTCTACGACGGCACCGAGCTGTACATCGGCGGCGTGATGGAGCACCTGGAGGAGGCCGGCATCCACTCCGGCGACTCCAGCTGCACGCTGCCGCCGGTGAGCCTCGGCCGGGCCGACGTCGATCGAGTCCGCACGGCCACGCGCGCGATCGCGGAGGGTATCGGCGTGCGCGGCCTCCTGAACGTGCAGTTCGCGATCAGCGCCGACGTGCTGTATGTCATCGAGGCCAATCCCCGCGCCAGCCGCACCGTGCCGTTCGTGTCGAAGGCGCTCGGCATCCCGCTCGCCAAGGCCGCCTCGCGCATCATGGCGGGCGCGACCGTCGCCGAGCTGAAGGACGAGGGGCTCCTGCCCGCCGTCGACGGATCGCGCGTCCCGCTGGACGCGCCGGTCGCCGTCAAGGAGGCCGTGCTGCCCTTCAAGCGCTTCCGCACGAAGGAGGGGCACACCGTGGACTCCGTGCTCGGTCCGGAGATGCGCTCGACCGGAGAGGTCATGGGCATCGACCGCGACTTCCCCACGGCGTTCGCGAAGAGCCAGGACGCCGCTTACGGCGGGATGCCGCTGTCGGGGACCGTGTTCATCTCCGTCGCGGACGGCGACAAGCGGGCCGTCATCCTGCCTGCTCACCGACTCAAGCAGCTCGGCTTCTCGCTCGTCGCCACGGAGGGCACAGCCGAGATCCTGGCCCGCAACGGCATCAAGGTGGGTGTGGTCCGCAAGTTCAGCGAGTCGAAGGACGGCGAGCCCAACATCGTCGACCTCATCAACGCGGGCGAGATCGACATCGTCGTCAACACGCCGAGCGGCATGTCCGCGCGGGCCGACGGCTATGAGATCCGTGCGGCGGCGGTGGCCGCCGACAAGGCGCTGTTCACGACGATCGCGACGCTGGGAGCGGCCGTGACGGCGATGGATGCGATGCAGGACGGCTACGAGGTCACGAGCCTGCAGGAGTACGCCGCGGCACGGGCGGCTCGCCTGTGA
- the pyrF gene encoding orotidine-5'-phosphate decarboxylase encodes MIDFGARLAGVLAAHGPLCVGIDPHEALLEEWGLDASADGVREFGLRVVEAADGRVGIVKPQVSFFERHGSAGYAALEDVLAAARAAGLLVIADAKRGDIGSTMDAYARAWLTPGSSLEADALTVSPYLGVGALAGSFDVAAEHGKGLFVLAATSNPEGASLQAAGAGDRSVAAQVAGEVGARNGGAHPGSFGLVVGATLDRAAFGLTDELLEGTPILAPGFGFQGARAEDLSSLFGAVAGSVVASESRSILSAGPGGLAARIAERAALYA; translated from the coding sequence GTGATCGACTTCGGCGCGCGACTGGCCGGCGTCCTCGCGGCGCACGGCCCCCTGTGCGTCGGGATCGATCCGCACGAAGCCCTGCTCGAGGAGTGGGGGCTGGATGCGTCGGCCGACGGCGTCCGCGAGTTCGGGCTGCGCGTGGTCGAGGCCGCCGACGGCCGCGTCGGCATCGTCAAGCCGCAGGTGTCGTTCTTCGAGCGGCACGGATCGGCCGGCTACGCCGCACTCGAGGACGTGCTGGCCGCGGCGCGCGCCGCCGGGCTCCTCGTCATCGCCGACGCGAAGCGCGGCGACATCGGATCGACGATGGATGCGTACGCCCGCGCCTGGCTCACTCCGGGATCGTCGCTCGAGGCCGACGCCCTCACTGTGAGCCCGTATCTCGGCGTCGGCGCGCTGGCCGGCTCGTTCGACGTGGCCGCTGAACACGGCAAGGGGCTCTTCGTGCTCGCCGCGACCAGCAACCCGGAGGGTGCATCGCTCCAGGCGGCCGGCGCGGGGGATCGGAGCGTCGCTGCGCAGGTGGCCGGCGAGGTCGGCGCCCGCAACGGCGGCGCGCACCCCGGATCCTTCGGCCTCGTCGTCGGCGCGACGCTGGACCGGGCCGCGTTCGGCCTCACCGACGAACTGCTGGAGGGCACGCCCATCCTGGCTCCCGGATTCGGCTTCCAGGGGGCGCGAGCGGAGGACCTGTCGTCGCTGTTCGGCGCGGTCGCGGGGAGCGTCGTCGCGAGCGAGAGCCGCAGCATCCTCTCCGCCGGTCCCGGCGGCCTCGCGGCGCGAATCGCGGAGCGTGCCGCCCTGTACGCTTGA
- the gmk gene encoding guanylate kinase, with translation MPDSRTPLDGAPPQTPGAPARPPEVDRVAASRNAVAARRARASLKRDLASRVVSPQTVLSRAFADPSSPAGTMRITDFLISLPAIGEGKRDRILESLGISPVKRLGGLGTRQRVALQEWLDERMPEVAPRGGRSRLIVLAGPTAVGKGTVAAHIRDHHHDIHLSVSATTRPPRPGEVDGIHYFFVDDAEFDRLVSTGALLEHATVHNKYRYGTPREPIERVLDAGGTALLEIDLQGARQVRAAAPDATLVFLLPPSWDELVQRLVGRGTEDAEERARRLRTAKVELAAQNEFDYRVVNEDVPTAARDVVELAQAPSRALPRA, from the coding sequence ATGCCTGACAGCCGCACCCCGCTTGATGGGGCTCCGCCCCAGACCCCCGGCGCGCCAGCGCGACCGCCCGAGGTCGACCGCGTCGCCGCCTCCCGAAACGCCGTCGCCGCCCGTCGTGCCCGGGCGAGCCTGAAGCGCGACCTCGCGTCGCGCGTCGTCTCGCCGCAGACCGTCCTGAGCCGCGCGTTCGCCGACCCGTCGTCGCCGGCGGGCACGATGCGGATCACGGACTTCCTCATCTCGCTGCCGGCGATCGGCGAGGGCAAGCGCGACCGCATCCTGGAATCCCTCGGGATCTCACCGGTCAAGCGTCTCGGCGGGCTCGGCACGCGCCAGCGCGTCGCCCTCCAGGAGTGGCTCGACGAGCGCATGCCGGAGGTCGCGCCGAGGGGCGGGCGCAGCCGGCTCATCGTGCTCGCCGGTCCCACGGCGGTCGGCAAGGGCACCGTCGCGGCGCACATCCGCGACCACCACCACGACATCCATCTCTCGGTGTCGGCGACCACGCGCCCGCCGCGTCCCGGCGAGGTCGACGGCATCCACTACTTCTTCGTCGACGATGCCGAGTTCGACCGTCTCGTGTCCACGGGTGCGCTGCTCGAACACGCGACCGTGCACAACAAGTACCGCTACGGCACGCCGCGCGAGCCGATCGAGCGGGTGCTGGATGCCGGCGGCACGGCGCTGCTCGAGATCGATCTGCAGGGTGCGCGCCAGGTGCGTGCCGCCGCCCCGGACGCGACGCTCGTCTTCCTCCTGCCGCCGAGCTGGGACGAACTCGTGCAGCGACTCGTCGGCCGCGGCACCGAGGACGCCGAGGAGCGGGCCCGCCGGCTGCGCACGGCGAAGGTCGAGCTTGCCGCCCAGAACGAGTTCGACTACCGCGTCGTGAACGAGGATGTCCCCACCGCGGCCCGGGACGTCGTAGAATTGGCTCAGGCGCCCTCGCGCGCGCTTCCGCGCGCCTGA
- the rpoZ gene encoding DNA-directed RNA polymerase subunit omega has protein sequence MAGHNQGIIEPAIDSLLEKVDSKYQLVIYASKRARQINDYYSDLHEGNLFDNVGPLVDSTVEDKPLTIALHEINEDKLRLRHAE, from the coding sequence ATGGCCGGACACAACCAGGGCATCATCGAGCCCGCAATCGACAGCCTTCTCGAGAAGGTCGACTCGAAGTATCAGCTCGTGATCTACGCATCGAAGCGCGCGCGTCAGATCAACGACTACTACTCGGACCTGCACGAGGGCAACCTCTTCGACAACGTGGGCCCGCTCGTCGACTCGACCGTCGAAGACAAGCCCCTGACGATCGCCCTTCACGAGATCAACGAGGACAAGCTCCGCCTGCGCCACGCTGAGTGA
- the metK gene encoding methionine adenosyltransferase, producing the protein MTELRLFTSESVTEGHPDKICDQISDSILDAILTDDPHGRVAVETLVTTGLVHVAGEVSTSTYVEIPAIVRDVVTGIGYTSSDMGFDGDSCGVSVSIGAQSPDIAAGVGNALEHREGGSVDPRDAQGAGDQGIMFGYATTETPQFMPVAAWTAHRLAENLAGARRGGRLPFLRPDGKTQVTLGYEGAVPKTIESVVLSTQHHPDVSQAELRALVREEVIDPVLETTGLDASDVTYLVNPAGPFVIGGPKGDAGLTGRKIIIDTYGGASRHGGGAFSGKDPSKVDRSAAYAMRWVAKNAVAAGFADRLEVQVAYAIGAAHPVGLYVETFGTGHVADETIVGAIREVFDLRPKAIIDDLDLLRPIYRQTAAYGHFGRELPDFTWERLDRVDDLRRAAGL; encoded by the coding sequence ATGACAGAACTGCGCCTGTTCACGTCCGAGTCCGTCACCGAGGGCCATCCCGACAAGATCTGCGACCAGATCTCGGACAGCATCCTCGACGCGATCCTGACCGACGACCCGCACGGGCGCGTCGCGGTCGAGACGCTCGTGACGACCGGGCTCGTGCACGTCGCGGGCGAGGTGTCGACGAGCACGTACGTCGAGATCCCGGCGATCGTGCGCGACGTGGTGACGGGCATCGGCTACACCTCGAGCGACATGGGCTTCGACGGCGATTCGTGCGGTGTCAGCGTGTCGATCGGCGCCCAGTCGCCCGACATCGCCGCCGGCGTCGGCAACGCCCTCGAGCACCGCGAGGGCGGATCCGTCGACCCGCGCGACGCGCAGGGCGCGGGCGACCAGGGCATCATGTTCGGGTACGCGACGACCGAGACCCCGCAGTTCATGCCCGTCGCAGCGTGGACGGCGCATCGTCTCGCGGAGAACCTCGCCGGCGCTCGGCGCGGCGGGCGTCTCCCGTTCCTGCGCCCGGACGGCAAGACCCAGGTCACGCTGGGGTACGAGGGGGCGGTCCCGAAGACGATCGAGTCCGTCGTGCTGTCGACACAGCACCATCCGGACGTCAGCCAGGCCGAGCTGCGCGCGCTCGTGCGCGAGGAGGTCATCGACCCGGTGCTCGAGACGACCGGCCTCGACGCCTCCGACGTGACCTATCTCGTCAACCCCGCCGGTCCGTTCGTGATCGGCGGCCCCAAGGGCGATGCCGGCCTCACCGGCCGCAAGATCATCATCGACACCTACGGCGGGGCGTCGCGCCACGGCGGCGGGGCGTTCAGCGGCAAGGACCCCTCGAAGGTCGACCGCTCGGCTGCGTACGCCATGCGCTGGGTCGCGAAGAACGCCGTGGCGGCGGGCTTCGCCGACCGGCTGGAGGTGCAGGTCGCCTACGCGATCGGGGCCGCCCACCCGGTGGGGCTCTATGTCGAGACGTTCGGCACCGGCCACGTCGCCGACGAGACGATCGTCGGGGCGATCCGCGAGGTCTTCGACCTGCGACCCAAGGCGATCATCGACGACCTCGACCTGCTGCGCCCGATCTACCGGCAGACCGCCGCCTACGGACATTTCGGTCGTGAGCTGCCCGACTTCACGTGGGAGCGCCTGGACCGCGTCGACGACCTGCGGCGCGCCGCGGGGCTCTGA